The following coding sequences are from one Tachysurus vachellii isolate PV-2020 chromosome 7, HZAU_Pvac_v1, whole genome shotgun sequence window:
- the LOC132848337 gene encoding uncharacterized protein KIAA0040 homolog, giving the protein METITEFFNDLWTLLVTKHNEGIYNTVCVIVLLMLPLLVFFTSLVVCCHCCSSHCSVCHCCCCRDSNTLTGTQGDKKKKKKKKGDQNEEDLWISVKTDAMTTDRLVLTIV; this is encoded by the coding sequence ATGGAGACGATTACTGAATTCTTCAATGATTTGTGGACACTTTTGGTCACCAAACACAACGAGGGCATTTacaacacagtgtgtgttattgtgctccTTATGCTGCCTCTGCTTGTTTTCTTTACCTCCCTTGTTGTTTGCTGTCACTGCTGCTCGTCCCATTGCAGTGTGTGCCACTGTTGCTGTTGTAGAGATTCTAACACACTGACCGGGACACAGGgtgataagaaaaagaaaaagaagaagaaaggtgACCAGAATGAGGAGGACTTGTGGATTTCAGTCAAAACAGATGCCATGACTACTGATAGGCTGGTCCTTACCATTGTGTAG